In Massilistercora timonensis, the following are encoded in one genomic region:
- a CDS encoding glycogen/starch/alpha-glucan phosphorylase, producing the protein MYNPRFEKEEFKKEVTNNVKTLFRRTVEEASPQQLFQAVSYAVKEAIIDDWIATQKQMDKDDPKMVYYMSMEFLLGRALGNNLINMTAYKEVKEALDEMGIDLNAIEDQEPDPALGNGGLGRLAACFLDSLATLGYSAYGCGIRYRYGMFKQKIENGYQVETPDNWLKDGNPFELRRPEYAKEIRFGGNIRVEYDESGKTHFVQENYESVLAVPYDYPIVGYNDHLVNTLRIWDAEPIVDFQLDSFDRGDYHKAVEQQNLAKNIVEVLYPNDNHYAGKELRLKQQYFFISASIQTAIEKYKKNHDDIMKLPEKVTFQMNDTHPTVAVAELMRILLDEEGLGWNEAWEITTRTCAYTNHTIMAEALEKWPIDLFSRLLPRIYQIIQEIDRRFVEEIRRQYPGDEGKVKRMAILMDGQVKMAHLAIVAGYSVNGVARLHTEILKHQELKDFYEMMPQKFNNKTNGITQRRFLMHGNPLLADWVTDKLGTKDWITDLSLMKGLKKWADDKEALQEFMDIKYKNKERLADYILKHNGIELDPRSIFDVQVKRLHEYKRQLLNILHVMYLYNEIKEHPEKSFYPRTFIFGAKAAAGYVRAKQTIKLINSVADVINNDRSINGKLKVVFIEDYRVSNAELIFAAADVSEQISTASKEASGTGNMKFMLNGAPTLGTMDGANVEIVEEVGRENAFIFGLSSDEVINFEQNGGYDPREIYNNDPQIRRVVDQLVDGTYAHGNTEMYRDLYNSLLSGGNGSRPDMYFILKDFRAYANAQEQVEEAYRDRDRWARMALLQTASCGKFSSDRTIQEYVDDIWHLDKITVEV; encoded by the coding sequence ATGTATAATCCAAGATTTGAGAAAGAAGAATTCAAGAAAGAAGTTACCAATAATGTGAAGACCCTCTTCCGCAGGACTGTGGAGGAGGCGTCTCCCCAGCAGCTGTTCCAGGCGGTCTCCTACGCGGTGAAGGAAGCCATCATCGACGACTGGATCGCCACCCAGAAGCAGATGGACAAAGACGATCCCAAGATGGTCTACTATATGTCCATGGAGTTCCTTTTGGGAAGAGCCCTGGGCAACAACCTGATCAACATGACCGCTTACAAAGAGGTGAAGGAAGCCCTGGATGAGATGGGCATCGACCTGAACGCCATCGAGGACCAGGAGCCGGATCCGGCCCTTGGAAACGGCGGCCTGGGACGTCTGGCGGCCTGTTTCCTGGACTCTCTGGCAACCCTGGGATATTCTGCCTACGGCTGCGGCATCCGTTACCGCTACGGCATGTTCAAGCAGAAGATCGAGAACGGCTATCAGGTGGAGACCCCGGACAACTGGCTCAAAGACGGCAATCCCTTTGAGCTGAGACGGCCGGAGTACGCCAAAGAGATCCGGTTTGGGGGAAATATCCGGGTAGAGTATGATGAGAGCGGCAAGACCCATTTTGTACAGGAGAATTATGAGTCAGTCCTTGCGGTTCCCTATGATTATCCCATCGTGGGCTACAACGATCATCTGGTGAATACCCTGCGGATCTGGGACGCGGAGCCGATCGTGGACTTCCAGCTGGATTCCTTTGACCGGGGAGATTACCACAAGGCGGTGGAGCAGCAGAACCTGGCCAAGAACATCGTGGAGGTGCTCTATCCCAACGACAACCATTACGCAGGAAAAGAACTGCGTCTGAAGCAGCAGTATTTCTTCATCTCTGCCAGCATTCAGACTGCCATTGAGAAATATAAGAAGAACCATGACGACATTATGAAGTTGCCGGAGAAGGTGACCTTCCAGATGAACGACACCCATCCTACGGTTGCGGTGGCAGAGCTTATGCGGATCCTTCTGGACGAGGAAGGCCTGGGCTGGAATGAGGCGTGGGAGATCACAACCAGGACCTGTGCCTATACCAATCACACCATTATGGCGGAGGCGCTGGAGAAGTGGCCCATCGACCTGTTCTCCCGTCTGCTCCCCAGGATCTACCAGATCATCCAGGAGATCGACCGCCGGTTTGTAGAAGAGATCCGGCGTCAGTATCCGGGAGATGAGGGCAAGGTAAAACGGATGGCCATCCTGATGGACGGCCAGGTGAAGATGGCTCATCTGGCCATCGTGGCAGGCTATTCTGTCAACGGCGTGGCAAGACTCCACACCGAGATCCTGAAACATCAGGAGCTTAAGGACTTCTATGAGATGATGCCCCAGAAATTCAACAACAAGACCAACGGCATCACCCAGCGGCGTTTCCTGATGCACGGCAATCCGCTGCTGGCGGACTGGGTGACTGACAAATTGGGGACCAAAGACTGGATCACCGACCTGTCCCTGATGAAGGGCCTGAAGAAATGGGCGGACGACAAAGAAGCCCTTCAGGAATTCATGGACATCAAGTATAAAAATAAAGAACGGCTGGCAGACTATATCCTGAAGCACAACGGCATCGAGCTGGATCCCAGATCCATTTTCGATGTACAGGTAAAACGTCTCCATGAATACAAGCGCCAGCTTCTTAATATCCTGCACGTGATGTATCTCTACAACGAGATCAAGGAGCACCCGGAGAAGAGCTTCTATCCCAGAACCTTTATCTTCGGCGCCAAGGCGGCGGCAGGCTATGTGCGGGCGAAACAGACCATCAAGCTGATCAATTCCGTGGCGGACGTGATCAACAACGACCGCAGTATTAACGGCAAGCTGAAGGTGGTATTTATCGAGGATTACCGGGTATCCAACGCAGAGCTTATCTTCGCGGCGGCGGATGTGAGCGAGCAGATCTCCACCGCTTCCAAGGAGGCCTCCGGAACTGGCAATATGAAGTTCATGCTCAACGGCGCTCCCACCCTGGGAACCATGGATGGGGCAAATGTGGAGATCGTGGAAGAGGTTGGCCGGGAGAACGCGTTTATCTTCGGTCTTAGCTCAGATGAAGTCATCAACTTTGAGCAGAACGGCGGGTATGACCCAAGGGAGATCTACAACAACGATCCCCAGATCCGCCGGGTAGTGGATCAGCTGGTGGACGGCACCTACGCCCATGGCAATACGGAAATGTACCGGGATCTCTACAATTCGCTCTTAAGCGGTGGAAACGGCAGCCGCCCGGATATGTATTTCATCTTGAAGGATTTCCGCGCTTACGCCAATGCCCAGGAGCAGGTGGAAGAGGCTTACCGGGATCGGGATCGCTGGGCAAGGATGGCTCTCCTGCAGACGGCAAGCTGCGGCAAGTTCTCTTCCGACCGGACCATTCAGGAGTATGTGGATGACATCTGGCATCTGGATAAGATCACAGTGGAGGTGTAG
- a CDS encoding SpoIID/LytB domain-containing protein, whose product MWQRVKKLGCYLLIILLLPYVVTVFVNGPGLVSSSQVDSAGVRVNTGEGEVEMSLEEYCIGVLARAIPADYEEEALKAQAVLVRTDIYGKLQEGGTNAVLEEGFWDKEEMEEAWGLAGYRTSYKRLERAWKETEGQVLTYEGALARTPFFRLSNGSTRDGKEVLGEDCPYLKIVDCPLDMEAVEQLQTVTLEEDLDAEVEKVDTAGYALSVRVGKETVSGEEFREAYHLASSCFTLQKYEGTLRITTRGVGHGLGMSQYTAGKMAEEGSTFEEILIFFFPGTALQEVAQIVDLGKEG is encoded by the coding sequence ATGTGGCAGAGAGTGAAAAAACTGGGCTGTTATCTTCTGATCATCCTTCTCTTGCCCTACGTGGTCACCGTATTTGTAAATGGGCCAGGCCTTGTGTCCTCTTCCCAGGTGGACAGCGCCGGGGTCCGGGTGAACACCGGGGAGGGAGAGGTGGAAATGTCCCTGGAGGAATACTGCATCGGGGTCCTGGCCCGGGCGATCCCGGCGGACTATGAGGAGGAGGCGCTGAAGGCCCAGGCTGTGCTGGTGCGGACAGACATTTACGGAAAGCTTCAGGAGGGTGGGACCAATGCCGTTCTGGAGGAAGGGTTCTGGGACAAGGAGGAGATGGAGGAGGCCTGGGGCCTGGCCGGGTACAGGACCAGTTATAAGCGGCTTGAGAGAGCCTGGAAGGAGACGGAAGGCCAGGTGCTTACCTATGAGGGCGCCCTTGCCAGAACGCCTTTTTTCCGCCTCAGCAACGGCAGTACCAGGGACGGGAAGGAAGTGCTGGGGGAGGACTGCCCCTATCTGAAGATCGTGGACTGCCCCCTGGATATGGAGGCGGTGGAACAGCTGCAGACGGTCACGCTGGAGGAAGACCTGGACGCGGAGGTGGAGAAGGTGGATACCGCCGGCTACGCGCTCAGCGTTCGGGTGGGGAAGGAGACGGTCAGCGGGGAGGAGTTTCGGGAGGCCTACCACCTGGCTTCCAGCTGTTTCACCTTGCAGAAGTATGAAGGGACTCTGCGGATCACCACCCGGGGCGTGGGGCACGGCCTTGGCATGAGCCAGTACACTGCCGGGAAAATGGCGGAGGAAGGCAGCACATTTGAAGAGATCCTTATCTTTTTCTTCCCGGGGACGGCGCTCCAGGAGGTGGCGCAGATCGTAGACCTTGGCAAAGAGGGATAA
- a CDS encoding M23 family metallopeptidase, translated as MNQNPNPNQRKKSKPRKRRGATAAAVLSFAAAIAIVGTYTFRDYKESQREDQLALAEEARETQQQEPKESQETNTDLILNTEEPAEEKDAGMTEAEEEEESVLEENTEKDEAVQSTSSQIPGFTSDSKLLWPVDGNVLLSFSMDKTVYFSTLDQYKYNPAMVISGAEGDQVIASAPGIVKSIDVTAETGTTVNVDLGNGYELFYGQLKEVPVKAGDYVDAKTVLGYVGQPTKYYSVEGCNVYFEMRKDGQPVNPMEYLVE; from the coding sequence ATGAATCAAAATCCAAATCCAAATCAGAGAAAGAAATCAAAGCCAAGGAAAAGAAGAGGGGCTACCGCCGCCGCGGTGTTAAGCTTCGCGGCAGCCATCGCGATCGTCGGAACATATACATTCAGGGATTATAAGGAATCCCAGCGGGAGGATCAGCTGGCGCTGGCGGAAGAAGCCCGGGAGACACAGCAGCAGGAGCCGAAAGAGAGCCAGGAGACCAACACCGACCTGATCCTTAACACAGAGGAGCCGGCGGAAGAAAAGGATGCCGGCATGACGGAGGCGGAAGAGGAAGAAGAGTCTGTCTTGGAGGAAAATACGGAAAAAGACGAGGCGGTTCAGAGCACAAGCAGCCAGATCCCCGGCTTCACCAGCGACAGTAAGCTTCTGTGGCCGGTGGACGGCAACGTGCTGCTTAGCTTCAGCATGGATAAGACCGTGTACTTTTCCACTCTGGATCAGTACAAGTATAATCCGGCCATGGTCATCTCCGGAGCAGAAGGAGACCAGGTGATCGCGTCCGCCCCCGGGATCGTCAAATCCATCGACGTAACCGCTGAGACCGGGACCACAGTCAACGTAGACCTGGGGAACGGCTATGAACTGTTCTACGGCCAGCTGAAAGAAGTACCGGTGAAGGCAGGAGATTATGTAGACGCCAAGACCGTGCTGGGATACGTGGGACAGCCCACGAAATACTATAGCGTAGAAGGCTGTAACGTGTATTTTGAGATGAGGAAAGACGGGCAGCCGGTCAATCCTATGGAGTATCTGGTAGAGTAG
- a CDS encoding GIY-YIG nuclease family protein — protein sequence MNYTYILRCSDGSLYTGWTNDIEKRLEQHNAGKGAKYTKGRTPVTLEYCEKFETKQEAMRREWEIKQMSRKEKEALIKVGTWYF from the coding sequence ATGAATTATACTTATATCCTGCGCTGCAGCGACGGCAGCCTTTACACCGGATGGACCAATGACATAGAGAAGCGCCTGGAGCAGCATAACGCAGGCAAAGGGGCCAAGTATACCAAGGGGAGAACGCCGGTAACACTGGAGTACTGCGAGAAGTTTGAGACAAAGCAGGAAGCCATGCGGCGGGAGTGGGAGATCAAGCAGATGAGCCGGAAAGAAAAAGAGGCGTTAATCAAAGTGGGGACGTGGTATTTTTAA
- a CDS encoding hemolysin III family protein — protein sequence MADVIKEHVKDPGSAITHFIGMLMAIFAAIPLLIKAAHEPDRIYIISIAVYALSLILLYAASTTYHTFDRSKKVNTILKKIDHMMISVLIAGSYTPICLLVLKGRTGILLLSIVWGIAIAGILMKAFWINCPKWVSSVLYIGMGWTCVLAFTQILNSMSPAAFGWLLAGGLIYTIGGVIYALKLPLFNRKHQYFGSHEIFHLFVMGGSACHFIVMYAFVL from the coding sequence ATGGCTGATGTGATCAAAGAACATGTGAAAGATCCAGGCAGCGCGATCACACATTTTATCGGGATGTTAATGGCAATCTTTGCCGCGATCCCGCTTTTAATAAAGGCCGCGCATGAACCAGACAGGATCTATATTATTTCTATCGCAGTATATGCGCTGAGTCTGATCTTATTATATGCGGCCAGCACCACTTATCATACCTTTGACCGCTCCAAGAAGGTTAATACCATTTTGAAGAAGATCGATCATATGATGATCAGCGTGCTGATCGCCGGCAGTTATACTCCCATCTGTCTTTTGGTACTGAAAGGGCGGACCGGGATCCTACTTTTATCCATTGTATGGGGAATCGCCATCGCCGGGATCCTGATGAAGGCATTCTGGATCAACTGTCCCAAATGGGTCTCTTCCGTACTGTATATCGGGATGGGCTGGACCTGTGTCCTGGCGTTTACGCAGATCCTCAATTCCATGTCCCCGGCGGCGTTCGGATGGCTGCTGGCCGGCGGTCTTATATACACCATCGGCGGCGTGATCTATGCCCTGAAGCTTCCCCTGTTCAACCGGAAGCATCAGTACTTTGGAAGCCATGAGATCTTCCATCTGTTCGTGATGGGCGGGAGCGCCTGCCATTTCATCGTAATGTACGCCTTCGTCCTGTAA
- a CDS encoding membrane dipeptidase produces MNFDAHGDIWTDVTHHYLNGESDIFRKYHYDRFKKGQIEGGIFVIWNDPPFDKDPLKRTHQMMEAISHEEPDCADILKICRSYEDMVTARKEGKMYTFIGLEGLKSVGEDVDMIEEFYNFGARHASLTWNEENPLATGALGTPERGLTDLGRRAVRKIEDLGMILDVSHLNDTSFWDLLDAASGPVVATHSNCRALCDQRRNLTDDQLKALAETGGMVGLNSFNEFVHPDIHKQTVENLVKHLVHMVEIMGIDHVGFGFDFCEYLCGDTLDSFSSQENPYTIGLEDCSQVPNVIAEMKRVGFNDEEIEKISHKNWHNLIHKVMK; encoded by the coding sequence ATGAACTTTGATGCACACGGCGATATCTGGACAGACGTCACACACCACTACCTGAACGGAGAATCTGACATTTTCCGCAAATATCACTACGACCGCTTCAAGAAAGGTCAGATCGAGGGCGGGATCTTCGTGATCTGGAATGATCCGCCCTTTGACAAAGATCCGCTGAAACGGACCCATCAGATGATGGAGGCCATTTCCCATGAAGAGCCGGACTGCGCGGATATCCTGAAGATCTGCCGGTCCTACGAGGATATGGTAACCGCGAGAAAAGAAGGGAAAATGTATACCTTCATCGGACTGGAAGGCTTAAAGAGCGTAGGCGAGGACGTGGATATGATCGAGGAATTCTATAACTTCGGCGCCCGCCACGCAAGCCTGACCTGGAATGAAGAAAATCCGCTGGCCACCGGAGCCCTGGGCACGCCGGAACGGGGACTTACCGATCTGGGCCGCAGGGCGGTGCGCAAGATCGAAGACCTGGGCATGATCCTGGACGTGTCCCACTTAAACGACACCTCCTTCTGGGATCTCCTGGACGCGGCAAGCGGGCCGGTGGTCGCCACACACTCCAATTGCCGGGCCCTCTGCGACCAGCGCCGGAACCTGACCGACGACCAGCTGAAGGCTCTGGCAGAGACCGGCGGCATGGTAGGCCTGAACTCCTTCAATGAATTCGTTCACCCGGACATCCACAAACAGACCGTGGAAAATCTGGTGAAACACCTGGTACATATGGTAGAGATCATGGGCATCGACCATGTAGGATTCGGATTTGATTTCTGCGAATACCTGTGCGGCGACACCCTGGACTCCTTCAGCAGCCAGGAAAATCCGTACACCATCGGCCTGGAGGATTGCTCCCAGGTACCAAATGTGATCGCGGAAATGAAACGGGTTGGATTCAATGACGAGGAGATTGAAAAGATTTCCCATAAGAACTGGCACAATTTAATTCACAAAGTCATGAAATAG
- a CDS encoding DUF819 family protein, with product MWGHIFDLNNPLVGAENTWVLWAICAAGAAAAIYLEQRYAWAAKASGAIVALVLALVLSNLGIIPTAAPVWDAVWSYVVPLSLPLLLMQCNVRDMGKDSLRLLGIFLFGSVGTMCGAILGFFLFGNFIPELNALAGVFTGTYVGGSVNFAALGEAFGVTGEMLSAATVADNLLMALYFFVLVMIPTIGFFRKNYKHPHQDAVEAGTVDKEEGETAAAAYWGRKEISLKDIAMAVAVSFVIVALSNTVATFLGGVIPTSNPVLSMLNTLFGNMYLWIATISMICATAAPGFFGEIRGTNELGTFLIYLFFFVIGVPASIPLIVRNSPLLLVFAAIVVIVNMVFSFVFGKIFKFDLEEIICASNANIGGPTTSAAMAVSKGWTKLVGPCLIVGTIGYVIGTYLGLIVGSLLGAA from the coding sequence ATGTGGGGACATATTTTCGACCTTAACAATCCGCTTGTAGGAGCGGAAAACACCTGGGTACTCTGGGCAATCTGTGCCGCCGGCGCCGCTGCTGCTATTTATCTGGAACAGAGATACGCATGGGCCGCAAAAGCCAGTGGAGCCATCGTTGCCCTTGTACTTGCTCTTGTATTATCAAATCTGGGAATCATTCCGACAGCTGCACCGGTATGGGATGCAGTTTGGAGCTATGTAGTTCCTCTTTCCCTGCCGCTTCTGCTGATGCAGTGTAACGTGCGTGACATGGGAAAGGATTCACTGAGGTTATTGGGAATCTTCCTGTTTGGTTCCGTGGGCACTATGTGCGGCGCGATCCTTGGATTCTTCCTGTTTGGCAATTTCATTCCGGAACTGAACGCGCTGGCAGGCGTATTTACCGGAACCTACGTTGGCGGTTCTGTTAACTTCGCCGCTCTGGGCGAGGCGTTTGGCGTAACCGGCGAGATGCTGTCCGCAGCCACTGTTGCAGATAACCTGCTGATGGCTCTGTACTTCTTCGTACTGGTTATGATCCCGACCATCGGCTTCTTCCGCAAGAACTACAAACATCCTCATCAGGATGCTGTAGAGGCCGGTACCGTAGATAAAGAAGAAGGCGAAACCGCTGCTGCCGCTTACTGGGGACGGAAAGAGATCTCTCTTAAGGATATCGCCATGGCAGTTGCCGTTTCCTTCGTGATCGTTGCTCTTTCCAACACAGTTGCTACGTTCCTGGGCGGTGTGATCCCGACTTCCAACCCGGTTCTGTCCATGCTGAACACCCTGTTTGGTAACATGTATCTGTGGATCGCCACCATCTCCATGATCTGCGCGACCGCAGCTCCGGGATTCTTCGGCGAGATCAGAGGAACAAACGAACTGGGAACATTCCTGATCTACCTGTTCTTCTTTGTAATCGGTGTTCCGGCTTCTATCCCGTTGATCGTACGGAACTCACCATTGCTGCTTGTATTCGCGGCAATCGTAGTTATCGTAAACATGGTCTTCAGTTTTGTATTTGGCAAGATCTTCAAGTTCGATCTGGAAGAGATCATCTGTGCGTCCAACGCCAACATCGGCGGACCGACCACATCAGCAGCCATGGCTGTTTCCAAAGGCTGGACCAAACTGGTTGGACCTTGTCTGATCGTTGGTACTATCGGATACGTTATCGGAACCTATCTTGGTCTGATCGTAGGAAGTCTGCTGGGTGCAGCGTAA